A stretch of Pogona vitticeps strain Pit_001003342236 chromosome 5, PviZW2.1, whole genome shotgun sequence DNA encodes these proteins:
- the TMEM121B gene encoding transmembrane protein 121B: MHRVVSNQRSVSSSSGSFQAPPPPPPAAAAAADRQPLFLGGGGGGGIGSTSSSSGGTRRGRRGSVSSSPSTRTPGSTSASTGRSSEEEEEEEEEEGEEEEAKPLVPAQEPAAAAAAANPAGPAPAAAAAAAASSSSAAPSSSSTSGSSMTAAELYGGGALAGPPGAAAAAGGLWWAGGGGASRWGYQALSLLLLLGQGALLDLYLIAVTDLYWCSWIATDLVLAAGWGIFFCRNSRARRRERPSVLGGGGGGGGGHPPPPPPPPPPPLHPLLGHPPHGGRSAGPSLGAKAGAGAGAGAAARGGGDFAYAHLAWLIYAIAFTPKAALILGTSILELVELRLPLGATGFRLTLALSAPLLYCLLRAIGTDGGGSGQLLLPPQPPPQHRAAAAFLATCLDLLDSFTLLELLLLPPPGRPALPLPPPVRYLLIAVYFLCLASPVLWLYELSAPRVPGAARLALHWLLPAGLLDAPLLALRCLLLVRYQHPLSIFMLKNLFFLACRALEALETGCLLHAARRHGASTKNAPAPSAGVGAGQLSRGISENDLGPHGYVNTLAVTAQS; the protein is encoded by the coding sequence ATGCACCGAGTGGTCTCCAACCAGCGCTcggtctcctcctcctcgggcTCCTTCCAGGCCCCCCCGCCGcctccccccgccgccgccgccgccgccgaccgGCAGCCCCTTTTCCtgggcggtggcggcggcggcggcatcggCAGCACCAGCAGCTCGAGCGGCGGCACCCGGCGGGGCAGGCGGGGCTCCGTGTCCAGCTCGCCCTCCACCCGGACCCCGGGGAGTACCAGCGCCAGCACCGGCCGCAgcagtgaggaagaggaggaggaggaggaggaggaaggcgaagAGGAGGAAGCCAAGCCCCTCGTGCCGGCCCAAGagcccgcggcggcggcggcggcggccaacCCCGCCGGCCctgcgcccgccgccgccgccgccgccgccgcctcttcttcCTCGGCCGCCCCGAGCAGCTCCTCCACCTCGGGCTCCAGCATGACGGCCGCCGAGCTGTATGGCGGCGGGGCCCTGGCGGGGCCccccggggcggcggcggcggcgggcggccTCTGGTGGGCGGGCGGCGGGGGCGCGTCCCGCTGGGGCTACCAGGCGctctcgctgctgctgctgctgggccaGGGCGCGCTGCTCGACCTCTACCTGATCGCCGTCACCGACCTGTATTGGTGCAGCTGGATCGCCACCGACCTGGTGCTGGCGGCCGGCTGGGGGATCTTCTTCTGCCGCAACAGCCGCGCCCGCCGCCGGGAACGCCCGTCCGtgctcggaggaggaggaggaggaggaggagggcaccccccgcccccgcccccgcccccgccgccgccgctgcacCCTCTGCTGGGCCACCCCCCGCACGGCGGCCGGAGCGCCGGCCCGTCCCTGGGGGCCAAGGCCGGGGCCGGGGCCGGGGCTGGGGCGGCCGCGCGGGGCGGGGGGGACTTCGCCTACGCCCACCTGGCCTGGCTGATCTACGCCATCGCCTTCACCCCCAAGGCGGCGCTCATCCTGGGCACCTCCATCCTGGAGCTGGTGGAGCTGCGCCTCCCGCTCGGCGCCACGGGCTTCCGCCTCACGCTGGCGCTCTCGGCCCCGCTCCTCTACTGCCTCCTGCGGGCCATCGGCACGGACGGCGGCGGCTCCGGGCAGCTCCTCCTGCCGCCCCAGCCGCCGCCCCAGCaccgcgccgccgccgccttcctgGCCACCTGCCTGGACCTGCTGGACAGCTTCACCCtcctggagctgctgctgctgccgccgccgggcCGGCCCGCcttgccgctgccgccgcccgtGCGCTACCTGCTCATCGCCGTCTACTTCCTGTGCCTGGCCTCCCCGGTGCTCTGGCTCTACGAGCTCAGCGCCCCGCGGGTGCCCGGCGCCGCCCGCCTGGCCCTGCACTGGCTCCTGCCGGCGGGGCTCCTGGACGCGCCCTTGCTGGCCCTCCGCTGCCTCCTGCTGGTCCGCTACCAGCACCCGCTCTCCATCTTCATGCTCAAGAACCTCTTCTTCCTGGCCTGCCGGGCGCTCGAGGCCCTGGAGACCGGCTGCCTCCTCCACGCGGCCCGGAGGCACGGGGCCAGCACCAAGAACGCGCCCGCCCCCTCGGCGGGGGTCGGGGCCGGCCAGCTGAGCCGTGGCATCTCGGAGAACGACCTGGGGCCCCACGGCTATGTCAACACACTGGCCGTCACTGCGCAGAGCTGA